A DNA window from Brassica napus cultivar Da-Ae chromosome C1, Da-Ae, whole genome shotgun sequence contains the following coding sequences:
- the LOC106368264 gene encoding uncharacterized protein LOC106368264, translating into MSSHSSIQEACFNVCCSSPFSSHSMTQKQEEEELEFSVIAPGGSFLTRDIKFTSQESLPPLRTSFYDLITAFPDYLQTNQADHIRSTEYQNLSCSSRHVLLSHTSQQQPLFSYSQFRQLSGLNNSLFTLSCTQASSGEEMLSLAREESQFQTRMRKRIMSFMNLEESEYDMILTQDRSSAFKTVAELYCFRKNPNLLTVYNYEDEAVEGMIRISEKKGVKPKSAEFSWPSTEVVSEKLKRTILRSKRRRDKRGLFVFPLQSLVTGASYSYSWMSLAQENQWHVLLDTSALGSKDMDTLGLSLFRPDFLICSFTEFLGHDDDLTGFGCLFVKKSSSQALSEASEGITDPANLTVVKAEPNWITKNDESTLEDHNKASTSAIEIEEENDKAIIKFRGLDHADSLGLILITRRLKSLILWLVRALTCLKHPGSHQTETPLVKICGPRKRPDRGASVSFNVFDWQGEKVDPLMVERLAEREKVGLRCAYLQKIGSVGNKKRRDGQSMSLRVSVVSVRLGFMTNFDDVFRVWGFVSRFLDADFVEKEKWRKKALETKKKKNK; encoded by the coding sequence ATGAGTTCACACTCCTCCATACAAGAAGCTTGCTTTAATGTCTGCTGCTCATCACCATTCTCATCTCACTCCATGACtcagaaacaagaagaagaagagctcgAGTTCTCAGTAATCGCACCCGGAGGTTCGTTTCTAACAAGAGACATCAAATTCACTAGCCAAGAatctctccctcctctccgcACATCTTTCTACGACCTCATCACAGCTTTTCCTGATTACTTGCAGACGAATCAAGCCGATCATATCCGATCTACAGAGTACCAAAACCTCTCGTGCTCCTCTCGCCACGTGTTGTTATCCCACACAAGCCAGCAACAGCCCTTGTTCTCATACTCACAGTTCCGGCAACTCTCTGGTTTGAATAACTCTCTCTTTACCTTGTCTTGCACGCAAGCGAGCTCCGGTGAAGAAATGTTATCACTCGCGAGAGAAGAGTCTCAGTTTCAGACGAGGATGAGGAAGAGAATCATGAGTTTTATGAATCTTGAAGAATCTGAATATGACATGATCCTAACTCAAGACCGCTCCTCTGCTTTCAAGACCGTAGCGGAGCTCTACTGTTTCAGAAAGAACCCGAATCTCCTCACTGTCTACAACTACGAAGACGAAGCAGTGGAAGGCATGATCAGAATCTCGGAGAAGAAGGGTGTCAAGCCCAAATCAGCCGAGTTCTCGTGGCCGAGCACTGAGGTAGTCTCTGAGAAGCTGAAGAGGACGATCTTGAGGAGTAAGAGAAGAAGAGACAAAAGAGGACTCTTTGTGTTTCCACTTCAGTCTCTCGTAACAGGAGCTTCGTATTCTTACTCGTGGATGAGTTTAGCTCAAGAGAACCAATGGCATGTGTTGCTTGATACCTCTGCTTTGGGTTCTAAAGACATGGATACTTTAGGTCTTTCTCTGTTCCGACCAGATTTTTTGATATGTTCTTTTACAGAGTTTTTAGGGCATGATGATGATCTTACTGGTTTCGGTTGCTTGTTCGTCAAGAAATCTAGCTCTCAAGCTTTGTCAGAAGCATCAGAAGGCATCACTGATCCTGCAAATCTCACGGTAGTAAAAGCAGAGCCAAATTGGATAACAAAAAATGACGAAAGTACCCTTGAGGACCACAACAAGGCGTCAACGTCTGCCATTGAaatcgaagaagaaaacgaCAAAGCAATAATTAAGTTTCGAGGTTTGGATCACGCAGACTCTCTCGGTCTGATACTGATCACTCGAAGGTTAAAGTCTTTGATTTTATGGTTGGTCCGAGCGCTGACGTGTCTGAAACATCCAGGCTCTCATCAAACAGAGACGCCTCTGGTGAAAATCTGCGGACCGAGGAAGAGACCGGACCGAGGAGCGTCGGTTTCGTTCAACGTTTTCGATTGGCAGGGAGAGAAAGTCGATCCTTTGATGGTGGAGAGGCTGGCGGAGAGGGAGAAGGTCGGTTTGCGATGCGCGTATTTGCAGAAGATTGGTAGCGTGGGAAACAAGAAACGAAGAGATGGACAGAGTATGAGTTTGAGAGTGTCAGTGGTGAGTGTTAGGTTAGGGTTTATGACGAACTTTGATGAtgtttttagggtttgggggtTTGTGTCGAGGTTCTTGGATGCGGATTTTGTTGAGAAAGAGAAGTGGAGAAAGAAAGCTcttgagacaaaaaaaaaaaaaaacaaatga
- the LOC106377734 gene encoding SPX domain-containing membrane protein At4g22990 isoform X1: protein MVAFGKKLKERSIQEWQGYYINYKLMKKKVNQYGRQLQGGNLERRQVLKDFSKMLDNQIEKVALFMLEQQGILASRLQRLRESHDALQEEPEISHIAYLKEGYRAVGQDLLKLLFFVEMNAIGVRKILKKFDKRFGYRFTNYYVKTRANHPYSELQQVYKHVGLGAVVGAVSRNLHELQNNQGSYLSIYDQPVLPLQDPVVDSIKAAVDRLTHSTNFLNFMAQHAFIMQQELPSPQDEEEAVEEDRRYHFMSLLLNLVNTFLYMVNTYIIVPTADDYSMSLGAAATVCGVVIGAMAVAQLFSSVYFSAWSNKSYFKPLIFSSIVLFIGNLLYALAFDFNSIAVLLIGRLFCGLGSARAVNRRYISDCVPLKIRMQASAGFVSASALGMACGPALAGLLQTRFKIYKLTFNQNTLPGWVMAVAWLMYLVWLAISFRELALEPEESHSTSKDSNNSEAVQDGNLESGIKQPLLITSEEIDEDDSEEASEESRAPVNSIGAAYRLLTPSVKVQLLIYFMLKYAMEILLSESSVITTYYFGWSTSSVAIFLACLGLTVLPVNIVIGSYISNMFEDRQILLVSEIMVCVGILFSFNVLVPYTVPQYVCSGLIMFVSAEVLEGVNLSLLSRVMSSRLSRGTYNGGLLSTEAGTIARVIADVTITVAGYFGRDMLLNVTLLPSLVTCVVSIVATCFTYNSLY, encoded by the exons ATGGTCGCCTTTGGGAAAAAGCTCAAAGAACGTAGCATTCAAGAATGGCAAGG ATATTACATCAACTACAaactgatgaagaagaaagtgaatcAATACGGTCGCCAGTTACAAGGAGGGAACCTAGAGCGTCGCCAAGTTCTTAAAGATTTCTCAAAGATGCTTGATAACCAG ATCGAGAAAGTCGCACTGTTCATGTTGGAGCAACAAGGAATTCTTGCAAGTAGGCTACAGAGACTGAGAGAGTCGCACGACGCTCTCCAAGAGGAGCCTGAGATATCTCACATAGCTTATCTAAAGGAAGGTTATAGAGCTGTTGGTCAAGATCTTCTCAAGCTCTTGTTCTTCGTTGAGATGAATGCTATTGGTGTCCGTAAGATACTGAAGAAGTTTGATAAACGGTTTGGTTACAGATTCACAAACTATTATGTCAAGACTCGCGCTAACCATCCTTACTCTGAACTTCAGCAAGTCTATAAACATGTT GGTCTTGGAGCTGTTGTTGGAGCAGTGTCTCGCAACCTTCATGAGCTTCAAAACAATCAAGGAAGCTACTTATCTATCTACGATCAGCCTGTCCTTCCTCTTCAAGATCCTGTAGTTGACTCCATTAAAGCAGCAGTGGATAGGCTCACACATTCAACAAACTTCTTGAACTTCATGGCTCAGCACGCGTTTATCATGCAACAAGAGTTACCTAGTCCACAAGACGAGGAAGAAGCCGTTGAAGAAGACAGGAGATATCACTTCATGTCTCTCTTGTTGAATCTTGTCAACACGTTTCTCTATATGGTCAATACTTATATCATTGTCCCTACAGCAGATGACTATTCAATGAGCCTTGGTGCAGCGGCTACGGTGTGTGGTGTAGTGATTGGTGCTATGGCTGTGGCTCAGCTCTTCTCTTCGGTTTACTTCAGCGCCTGGTCTAATAAATCTTACTTCAAACCGCTTATATTCAGTAGCATTGTCCTCTTCATTGGTAACTTGTTGTATGCATTGGCTTTTGACTTTAACTCAATAGCTGTTCTCTTGATCGGTCGGCTTTTCTGTGG GTTGGGGTCAGCGAGAGCAGTAAACAGGAGGTATATAAGTGACTGTGTACCATTAAAGATCAGGATGCAGGCTTCTGCTGGTTTTGTTAGTGCAAGTGCTCTAGGAATGGCGTGTGGTCCTGCGCTTGCTGGTCTGTTGCAGACTAGATTCAAAATCTATAAGCTTACGTTTAACCAAAACACATTGCCTGGTTGGGTTATGGCTGTTGCTTGGCTTATGTACTTAGTCTGGTTAGCTATATCGTTTCGGGAGCTGGCGCTTGAGCCTGAGGAGAGTCATAGTACTTCAAAGGATTCTAATAACTCTG aagctgttcaagatgggaATCTGGAGTCAGGCATTAAACAGCCATTGCTGATCACATCAGAAGAGATAGATGAAGATGATAGTGAAGAAGCTTCTGAGGAATCTCGTGCACCTGTGAACTCTATTGGAGCTGCTTATAGGTTGCTTACACCTTCAGTAAAG GTTCAACTATTGATATACTTCATGCTTAAGTATGCAATGGAGATTCTTCTCTCTGAATCTAGTGTCATCACCACTTACTACTTTGGTTGGTCCACTAGCTCGGTTGCTATCTTCTTGGCTTGTCTAGGTCTCACGGTTCTTCCTGTGAACATCGTCATTGGAAGCTATATCAGCAACATGTTTGAAGACCG GCAAATTCTGTTGGTGTCGGAGATCATGGTTTGTGTCGGAATACTATTCAGTTTCAATGTCCTTGTTCCGTACACTGTGCCACAATACGTTTGCTCCGGACTCATCATGTTTGTCTCAGCAGAAGTTCTTGAAg GTGTTAACTTGTCGTTGCTCTCGAGGGTTATGTCGTCGAGGCTATCGAGAGGGACTTACAACGGAGGTTTGCTTTCGACGGAGGCAGGCACGATCGCGCGTGTGATTGCTGACGTGACTATTACCGTCGCCGGTTACTTTGGGCGGGATATGCTTTTGAATGTCACTTTACTTCCGTCTCTGGTCACTTGTGTTGTGTCCATCGTAGCTACTTGTTTTACTTATAACTCCTTGTACTAG
- the LOC106377734 gene encoding SPX domain-containing membrane protein At4g22990 isoform X2: MVAFGKKLKERSIQEWQGYYINYKLMKKKVNQYGRQLQGGNLERRQVLKDFSKMLDNQIEKVALFMLEQQGILASRLQRLRESHDALQEEPEISHIAYLKEGYRAVGQDLLKLLFFVEMNAIGVRKILKKFDKRFGYRFTNYYVKTRANHPYSELQQVYKHVGLGAVVGAVSRNLHELQNNQGSYLSIYDQPVLPLQDPVVDSIKAAVDRLTHSTNFLNFMAQHAFIMQQELPSPQDEEEAVEEDRRYHFMSLLLNLVNTFLYMVNTYIIVPTADDYSMSLGAAATVCGVVIGAMAVAQLFSSVYFSAWSNKSYFKPLIFSSIVLFIGNLLYALAFDFNSIAVLLIGRLFCGLGSARAVNRRYISDCVPLKIRMQASAGFVSASALGMACGPALAGLLQTRFKIYKLTFNQNTLPGWVMAVAWLMYLVWLAISFRELALEPEESHSTSKDSNNSAVQDGNLESGIKQPLLITSEEIDEDDSEEASEESRAPVNSIGAAYRLLTPSVKVQLLIYFMLKYAMEILLSESSVITTYYFGWSTSSVAIFLACLGLTVLPVNIVIGSYISNMFEDRQILLVSEIMVCVGILFSFNVLVPYTVPQYVCSGLIMFVSAEVLEGVNLSLLSRVMSSRLSRGTYNGGLLSTEAGTIARVIADVTITVAGYFGRDMLLNVTLLPSLVTCVVSIVATCFTYNSLY, from the exons ATGGTCGCCTTTGGGAAAAAGCTCAAAGAACGTAGCATTCAAGAATGGCAAGG ATATTACATCAACTACAaactgatgaagaagaaagtgaatcAATACGGTCGCCAGTTACAAGGAGGGAACCTAGAGCGTCGCCAAGTTCTTAAAGATTTCTCAAAGATGCTTGATAACCAG ATCGAGAAAGTCGCACTGTTCATGTTGGAGCAACAAGGAATTCTTGCAAGTAGGCTACAGAGACTGAGAGAGTCGCACGACGCTCTCCAAGAGGAGCCTGAGATATCTCACATAGCTTATCTAAAGGAAGGTTATAGAGCTGTTGGTCAAGATCTTCTCAAGCTCTTGTTCTTCGTTGAGATGAATGCTATTGGTGTCCGTAAGATACTGAAGAAGTTTGATAAACGGTTTGGTTACAGATTCACAAACTATTATGTCAAGACTCGCGCTAACCATCCTTACTCTGAACTTCAGCAAGTCTATAAACATGTT GGTCTTGGAGCTGTTGTTGGAGCAGTGTCTCGCAACCTTCATGAGCTTCAAAACAATCAAGGAAGCTACTTATCTATCTACGATCAGCCTGTCCTTCCTCTTCAAGATCCTGTAGTTGACTCCATTAAAGCAGCAGTGGATAGGCTCACACATTCAACAAACTTCTTGAACTTCATGGCTCAGCACGCGTTTATCATGCAACAAGAGTTACCTAGTCCACAAGACGAGGAAGAAGCCGTTGAAGAAGACAGGAGATATCACTTCATGTCTCTCTTGTTGAATCTTGTCAACACGTTTCTCTATATGGTCAATACTTATATCATTGTCCCTACAGCAGATGACTATTCAATGAGCCTTGGTGCAGCGGCTACGGTGTGTGGTGTAGTGATTGGTGCTATGGCTGTGGCTCAGCTCTTCTCTTCGGTTTACTTCAGCGCCTGGTCTAATAAATCTTACTTCAAACCGCTTATATTCAGTAGCATTGTCCTCTTCATTGGTAACTTGTTGTATGCATTGGCTTTTGACTTTAACTCAATAGCTGTTCTCTTGATCGGTCGGCTTTTCTGTGG GTTGGGGTCAGCGAGAGCAGTAAACAGGAGGTATATAAGTGACTGTGTACCATTAAAGATCAGGATGCAGGCTTCTGCTGGTTTTGTTAGTGCAAGTGCTCTAGGAATGGCGTGTGGTCCTGCGCTTGCTGGTCTGTTGCAGACTAGATTCAAAATCTATAAGCTTACGTTTAACCAAAACACATTGCCTGGTTGGGTTATGGCTGTTGCTTGGCTTATGTACTTAGTCTGGTTAGCTATATCGTTTCGGGAGCTGGCGCTTGAGCCTGAGGAGAGTCATAGTACTTCAAAGGATTCTAATAACTCTG ctgttcaagatgggaATCTGGAGTCAGGCATTAAACAGCCATTGCTGATCACATCAGAAGAGATAGATGAAGATGATAGTGAAGAAGCTTCTGAGGAATCTCGTGCACCTGTGAACTCTATTGGAGCTGCTTATAGGTTGCTTACACCTTCAGTAAAG GTTCAACTATTGATATACTTCATGCTTAAGTATGCAATGGAGATTCTTCTCTCTGAATCTAGTGTCATCACCACTTACTACTTTGGTTGGTCCACTAGCTCGGTTGCTATCTTCTTGGCTTGTCTAGGTCTCACGGTTCTTCCTGTGAACATCGTCATTGGAAGCTATATCAGCAACATGTTTGAAGACCG GCAAATTCTGTTGGTGTCGGAGATCATGGTTTGTGTCGGAATACTATTCAGTTTCAATGTCCTTGTTCCGTACACTGTGCCACAATACGTTTGCTCCGGACTCATCATGTTTGTCTCAGCAGAAGTTCTTGAAg GTGTTAACTTGTCGTTGCTCTCGAGGGTTATGTCGTCGAGGCTATCGAGAGGGACTTACAACGGAGGTTTGCTTTCGACGGAGGCAGGCACGATCGCGCGTGTGATTGCTGACGTGACTATTACCGTCGCCGGTTACTTTGGGCGGGATATGCTTTTGAATGTCACTTTACTTCCGTCTCTGGTCACTTGTGTTGTGTCCATCGTAGCTACTTGTTTTACTTATAACTCCTTGTACTAG